From Caldicellulosiruptor hydrothermalis 108, a single genomic window includes:
- a CDS encoding S1C family serine protease → MRKSIKIWLAGFIVIFVLSNIVFAQTIAVTPKEIDGKTYVDIDSLKDFLNFDYTKTQNSLIIQKKDLSISEVIDKVNKSVVAIIGDSKKIKADDFYYSKIPAGLSHGSGVVIDKNGLILTNNHVVEDLKQPYVIFYDAKAYKATVLYSDKEIDLAILRVNRSNLTPIEIENPKNIYVGQEVLAIGTPLFLGWRNSVTKGIISGLNRPVDEVYTFLQTDASINPGNSGGPLVNMQGKLVGINTLGIDYWQGINFAIPAENILYFLDHYKKFGRIKRCYLGLEFEDSWLSYVGLPSNLGLKIIDVKADSPLKEFAQENDILVAIDSYPINSIAEYNQTLMKYLPGDKVKIKIKRNGKILEKEVILKEWPTSK, encoded by the coding sequence ATGAGAAAAAGTATAAAGATATGGCTGGCTGGATTTATTGTGATATTTGTTCTTTCAAACATTGTATTTGCCCAGACTATTGCCGTGACTCCAAAAGAGATTGACGGAAAAACCTACGTTGATATTGACTCTTTGAAAGACTTTTTAAACTTTGATTACACCAAAACGCAAAATAGCCTGATAATTCAGAAAAAAGACCTGTCCATAAGTGAGGTCATTGACAAGGTAAACAAGTCTGTTGTAGCAATCATTGGTGACAGCAAAAAGATAAAAGCAGACGACTTTTACTACAGCAAAATTCCAGCTGGGCTTTCTCATGGATCTGGTGTTGTAATAGACAAAAATGGACTGATTTTGACAAACAATCATGTTGTTGAAGATTTAAAACAGCCTTATGTTATCTTCTACGATGCCAAGGCTTACAAGGCAACTGTACTTTACAGTGACAAAGAAATTGACCTTGCAATTTTGAGAGTTAACCGAAGCAATCTTACCCCAATTGAAATTGAAAACCCAAAAAATATCTATGTGGGTCAGGAAGTTTTGGCAATAGGCACACCGCTTTTTTTAGGATGGCGAAATAGTGTCACAAAGGGAATAATAAGCGGACTTAATAGACCTGTAGATGAAGTCTATACATTTTTGCAAACAGATGCAAGCATCAATCCAGGCAACAGCGGCGGTCCACTTGTTAATATGCAGGGAAAACTTGTAGGGATAAATACTCTCGGTATTGACTACTGGCAGGGAATTAACTTTGCAATTCCTGCAGAGAATATACTTTATTTCCTTGACCACTACAAAAAGTTTGGTAGAATCAAAAGATGTTACTTAGGTCTTGAGTTTGAAGACAGTTGGCTATCTTATGTTGGGCTTCCGTCTAACCTCGGTCTTAAAATCATAGATGTAAAAGCCGACAGCCCTTTAAAAGAATTTGCTCAAGAAAATGATATACTTGTTGCAATTGACAGCTACCCTATCAATTCTATTGCAGAATACAATCAAACTCTTATGAAATATCTTCCTGGTGACAAGGTAAAGATAAAAATCAAAAGAAATGGCAAAATTCTTGAAAAAGAAGTTATTTTGAAAGAGTGGCCAACAAGCAAATAG
- a CDS encoding 4Fe-4S binding protein → MRKAVLDKNMCDRSPFCPASRSCKFGAIKRNVRGFFDVEIEIDKEKCTGCGVCTKFCPQGAIKIVEE, encoded by the coding sequence ATGAGAAAAGCGGTATTGGACAAAAACATGTGTGACAGATCACCCTTTTGTCCTGCTTCGCGTTCGTGCAAGTTTGGTGCAATAAAAAGAAATGTAAGAGGATTTTTTGATGTAGAGATTGAAATTGACAAAGAAAAGTGTACAGGATGCGGCGTATGTACGAAGTTTTGTCCGCAGGGAGCTATAAAGATTGTTGAAGAGTAG
- a CDS encoding metal-sensing transcriptional repressor, whose amino-acid sequence MPENERKEEVLSRLKNIKGHIEGIIKMVEEEKECEEVMLQIIAVKKALEKVGYYIIESHAEKCLSDVENKAQIQKILNIMMKFLS is encoded by the coding sequence GTGCCTGAAAATGAAAGGAAAGAAGAGGTTCTTTCAAGACTTAAAAATATCAAAGGGCACATAGAAGGAATTATTAAAATGGTGGAAGAAGAAAAAGAATGTGAAGAGGTTATGCTCCAGATAATTGCTGTCAAGAAAGCTTTGGAAAAAGTGGGATATTATATAATAGAAAGCCATGCTGAAAAGTGCTTGTCAGATGTCGAGAACAAGGCTCAGATTCAAAAAATTTTGAATATCATGATGAAATTTTTAAGTTGA
- a CDS encoding sulfurtransferase TusA family protein, with protein MAEYFIDAKGLQCPGPITQLFKQMKEAQSGDVVTIEVTDPAFKRDVESWCKKTKNELLELKEENGVIQAKIKKA; from the coding sequence ATGGCAGAATATTTTATTGATGCAAAAGGGCTTCAGTGTCCAGGACCTATTACCCAGCTTTTTAAACAAATGAAGGAAGCACAAAGTGGAGATGTTGTAACAATTGAAGTGACAGACCCAGCGTTCAAACGTGATGTTGAGAGCTGGTGTAAAAAGACAAAGAATGAGCTTTTGGAGCTCAAAGAAGAAAATGGTGTAATTCAGGCAAAGATTAAAAAGGCTTAA
- a CDS encoding DsrE/DsrF/DrsH-like family protein codes for MREDKKTIIVFSNDMDKVMAAFVIATGAAAMGDEVTMFFTFWGLNVLRDAKKKAQGKSFLEKMFGAMMPKGVEKLPLSKMNFLGIGPKLMKYMMKKKNVMMLPEMIKQAQELGIKMVACSMSMDVMGIKKEELIDGVEIGGVATYLGEASEAGVNLFI; via the coding sequence ATGAGAGAAGACAAAAAGACAATCATTGTGTTTTCAAACGACATGGACAAGGTTATGGCAGCATTTGTAATTGCAACTGGTGCTGCTGCAATGGGCGATGAGGTCACAATGTTTTTTACATTCTGGGGTTTGAACGTTTTGAGAGACGCGAAAAAGAAAGCACAAGGAAAATCATTCTTAGAAAAAATGTTCGGTGCTATGATGCCAAAAGGGGTTGAAAAACTCCCGCTTTCCAAGATGAACTTTTTAGGGATTGGTCCAAAGCTTATGAAATATATGATGAAAAAGAAAAATGTGATGATGTTACCTGAGATGATAAAACAGGCGCAAGAGCTTGGTATAAAGATGGTTGCCTGTTCAATGTCCATGGACGTTATGGGAATAAAAAAAGAAGAGTTAATTGATGGTGTTGAGATTGGCGGTGTTGCCACATACCTTGGTGAGGCAAGCGAAGCAGGTGTGAATCTGTTTATCTAA
- a CDS encoding B12-binding domain-containing radical SAM protein: protein MILLVAINSKYVHTNLAVRYLYQLCKENYPCEYIEFNINQPLQDVLYEILSKKPEYVAISTYIWNRSYVEKLVEGLKKAQKSIKIILGGPEVYFDSLEEWKFVDSIIRGEGEYPFLDLCEHIAAGRQYTQKEYPPFDLSKLPFAYKDEKLDTSRIYYYESSRGCPFRCSYCLSSIEKGVRFAPLEKVFEELDYLFKKQVRLIKFVDRTFNANKERAIRIIEFCKQKSQATQVHFEIDPTLLDNDIISAINNSKDDLFRLEIGLQSFNPQTLDAIDRFFDIDRIDKNLKKLMENKKAIVHLDLIAGLPYEDFLSFKRSLDKTILYFADEVQLGFLKMLKGTKIRNEATKYNYEFFKDPPYEVISNSFISFEEIYKLKKIEDLIDKVYNRQYLYFTLRYIFQIVSPSEFFEKLSSKVDNNLNTREFVKELYRVIKDNFVLDKAVFDSLFRFDILRRFPEEFLPEELAVTKEEKERIKQAIYQATEYQDIGEPKEIIRRSRACIFEFDIERFVEDNSIEKGNFLYIFFGEKMKKIKLQ from the coding sequence ATGATACTGCTTGTTGCAATAAACTCAAAGTATGTTCATACAAATTTAGCAGTAAGATACCTTTATCAGCTGTGCAAAGAAAACTATCCATGTGAGTATATTGAGTTTAATATTAATCAGCCTTTGCAAGATGTACTTTATGAAATTTTGAGTAAAAAACCTGAATATGTTGCAATTTCAACATATATCTGGAACAGAAGCTATGTTGAAAAGCTTGTTGAAGGATTAAAAAAGGCGCAAAAAAGCATAAAAATAATTCTTGGCGGGCCAGAAGTGTATTTTGACAGCCTTGAAGAGTGGAAATTTGTAGACTCAATAATCAGAGGAGAAGGAGAGTACCCTTTTTTAGATTTGTGTGAGCATATTGCAGCTGGGAGGCAATATACCCAAAAAGAATATCCTCCGTTTGATTTGAGTAAGCTTCCTTTTGCATACAAAGATGAAAAATTAGACACCAGCAGAATCTATTATTATGAAAGCAGCAGAGGCTGCCCTTTTAGATGTTCGTATTGTCTTTCTTCCATTGAAAAAGGTGTTCGATTTGCGCCCCTTGAAAAGGTCTTTGAAGAGCTTGACTATCTTTTTAAAAAGCAAGTCAGACTCATAAAGTTTGTTGACAGGACATTTAACGCAAACAAAGAAAGAGCAATTAGAATAATTGAGTTTTGCAAACAAAAGTCTCAAGCTACTCAAGTGCACTTTGAAATAGACCCAACACTTTTAGACAATGACATTATCAGTGCAATAAATAATTCTAAAGATGACCTTTTCAGACTTGAAATAGGTCTTCAGAGTTTCAACCCACAAACTCTTGATGCAATAGATAGATTTTTTGACATAGATAGAATTGATAAAAACTTGAAAAAGCTTATGGAAAACAAAAAGGCCATTGTTCATCTTGACTTAATAGCGGGCTTGCCATATGAAGATTTTTTGAGTTTTAAAAGAAGTCTTGACAAGACCATATTGTATTTTGCCGATGAAGTTCAGCTTGGGTTTTTGAAGATGTTAAAAGGAACAAAGATAAGAAATGAAGCAACTAAATACAATTATGAATTTTTCAAAGACCCACCGTATGAGGTTATCTCAAATAGCTTTATTAGCTTTGAAGAGATTTATAAGCTTAAAAAGATAGAAGATTTAATAGACAAAGTTTACAACAGGCAGTACCTCTATTTTACTTTAAGATACATCTTTCAAATAGTCTCTCCATCAGAATTTTTTGAAAAGCTCTCAAGCAAAGTGGATAACAATTTAAATACAAGAGAGTTTGTAAAAGAACTTTACAGAGTCATAAAAGATAATTTTGTTTTAGACAAGGCTGTATTTGATAGCTTGTTCAGATTTGACATTCTAAGAAGGTTTCCGGAAGAATTTTTGCCTGAGGAATTGGCAGTGACGAAAGAGGAAAAAGAAAGAATTAAACAAGCAATATATCAAGCTACAGAATACCAAGATATCGGAGAACCAAAAGAGATTATAAGAAGATCAAGAGCTTGCATATTTGAATTTGACATCGAAAGGTTTGTAGAAGATAATAGTATTGAAAAAGGGAATTTTTTATATATCTTTTTTGGAGAAAAAATGAAGAAGATAAAACTTCAGTAA
- a CDS encoding DUF6485 family protein, whose product MECTLSKNLSICTCTYEPCSRKGRCCECLHYHRKNGQLPACYFSKEAERTYDRSIENFIRDYSSRK is encoded by the coding sequence ATGGAGTGCACACTTTCAAAAAACCTTTCAATCTGCACATGTACTTATGAACCGTGTTCAAGAAAAGGAAGATGCTGCGAGTGTTTGCACTATCACAGGAAAAATGGACAGCTCCCTGCCTGCTATTTTTCAAAAGAGGCAGAGAGAACGTATGACCGTTCGATAGAAAACTTCATTCGTGACTATTCTTCAAGGAAATAA
- a CDS encoding Nramp family divalent metal transporter — protein sequence MKNAREIIKYIGPGLLVTVGFIDPGNWASNVAAGSSFGLKLLWVVLLSTIILIVLQHNAAHLGIATGLCLAEATSIYLNKSLATVALSSAMLATVSTAMAEILGAAIALEMLFKIPIKLGCLIILPFTIFFLFSNSYKKVERWIIAFVSLIGLSFLIELFLVKVPVKDVVFGWITPSVPSGSLVVVLSILGAVVMPHNLFLHSEIIQSRQWNTQDEKVIKHQLKFEFVDTLFSMFIGFLINSSMIIIAHATFYTKGILVESLPQAQQMLKPILGSFSATIFAFALLLSGISSSITAAYTGGTIMAGFYRRPYNIEELPTKIGITIPLVLASIIILFISNPFKALIISQMLLSMQLPITIILQIYLTSSKKVMGKFANSLVDKVILGIVAALVIGLDVFLLIASL from the coding sequence ATGAAAAACGCAAGAGAAATAATCAAATACATAGGACCGGGCCTTCTTGTCACAGTGGGATTTATCGACCCTGGAAACTGGGCATCAAACGTTGCTGCTGGCAGTAGCTTTGGTTTAAAGCTTTTGTGGGTAGTTTTACTATCAACCATAATTTTGATAGTGCTTCAGCACAACGCAGCTCATCTTGGCATTGCAACAGGTCTTTGCTTGGCTGAAGCAACTTCAATCTATCTTAATAAATCTCTTGCCACAGTTGCGCTTTCATCTGCCATGCTCGCAACAGTCTCAACTGCTATGGCAGAAATCTTAGGCGCGGCAATTGCCCTTGAGATGCTTTTTAAAATTCCTATTAAGCTTGGGTGTTTAATCATCCTGCCTTTTACTATATTTTTCTTATTTTCTAACTCATATAAAAAGGTTGAAAGGTGGATAATTGCGTTTGTGTCGCTGATAGGTCTTTCCTTTTTGATAGAGCTTTTTCTTGTGAAGGTCCCTGTAAAAGATGTGGTCTTTGGCTGGATAACTCCAAGCGTACCTTCTGGTTCATTGGTTGTGGTTCTTTCAATCCTTGGCGCGGTTGTCATGCCACACAATCTGTTTTTGCACTCTGAAATAATTCAGAGCAGGCAATGGAACACTCAAGACGAAAAGGTAATAAAACATCAGCTCAAATTTGAGTTTGTTGATACACTTTTTTCAATGTTTATAGGATTTTTAATTAACAGCAGCATGATTATAATAGCTCATGCAACCTTTTACACAAAAGGTATCCTTGTTGAATCGCTACCACAGGCTCAGCAGATGTTAAAACCCATTTTGGGAAGTTTCTCTGCAACAATTTTTGCATTCGCTTTATTGCTTTCTGGCATCTCCTCAAGCATCACAGCTGCATATACAGGTGGAACAATCATGGCAGGGTTTTATAGAAGACCTTACAACATAGAAGAGTTGCCAACTAAGATTGGAATTACCATTCCATTAGTTTTAGCATCCATTATCATACTTTTTATCTCCAACCCGTTCAAAGCTCTGATAATCTCACAGATGCTATTGAGTATGCAGCTACCAATCACAATCATTCTTCAAATTTATCTGACGTCATCCAAAAAAGTCATGGGTAAATTCGCAAACTCTTTAGTAGATAAGGTAATTCTTGGAATTGTGGCAGCTTTAGTAATAGGACTCGATGTTTTTTTACTTATCGCATCTTTATAA
- a CDS encoding aminopeptidase: protein MSEKSYGQELYEKLSYTSKNAWEVLKEEEKPFVFDLAEKYKHFLNCAKTEREAVEYFIERAKEKGYKEFNNNIQELKPGDKVYFINNNKSILLAHIGKKPLKEGFNLIGSHIDSPRLDLKPKPLYESNELALLKTHYYGGIKKYHWVNVPLSIHGVIVKSDGSKVKITIGEDENDPVFYITDLLVHLSSDQLQKKASEAIPAENLNVLIGSMPFNDEKVKEKVKLNVLKILNEKYGITEEDLISADIEVVPAAKARDVGLDRSLIGAYGQDDRACSFLAAEAIFSIDEIPEKAAIVYLVDKEEIGSVGISSAEASFFDISVAKLMKALGEYENSLDLALCFENSAAISGDVAAALDPTYEGAYDKLNSTLIGHGVTIEKYTGVRGKYSGSEATAEYVGKIRNFLNSNNICWQTGLLGKVDQGGGGTIAMFIARKMINVIDSGVPVLSMHSTFEITSKVDVYMTYKFYSQFLRKFE, encoded by the coding sequence ATGAGCGAGAAGTCTTACGGCCAAGAGCTTTATGAAAAATTATCCTACACTTCTAAAAATGCATGGGAAGTTTTAAAAGAAGAAGAAAAGCCTTTTGTTTTTGATTTGGCAGAAAAGTATAAGCACTTTTTGAACTGTGCAAAGACAGAAAGAGAGGCTGTTGAATATTTCATAGAAAGAGCTAAAGAAAAAGGATATAAAGAATTTAACAATAATATCCAAGAATTAAAGCCAGGTGATAAAGTATATTTTATTAACAATAACAAAAGCATATTGCTTGCTCATATAGGCAAAAAGCCTTTAAAGGAAGGGTTTAATCTGATAGGTAGCCATATAGATTCTCCACGACTCGATTTAAAGCCAAAGCCACTATATGAATCAAACGAACTTGCACTTTTGAAGACGCACTACTATGGTGGTATTAAAAAATATCACTGGGTAAATGTGCCCCTTAGCATCCATGGTGTTATTGTGAAAAGCGATGGTTCTAAGGTAAAGATTACAATTGGTGAAGACGAAAATGACCCTGTTTTTTATATAACAGACCTTCTTGTTCACTTGTCTTCTGATCAGCTTCAGAAAAAGGCAAGCGAGGCAATTCCCGCTGAAAACTTGAATGTGCTCATAGGAAGTATGCCGTTTAATGATGAGAAGGTGAAAGAAAAAGTAAAACTTAATGTCTTGAAAATTCTGAATGAAAAATATGGTATTACAGAAGAGGATCTTATTTCAGCTGACATTGAGGTTGTGCCGGCTGCAAAAGCGCGTGATGTTGGACTTGACAGAAGCCTAATTGGCGCATATGGTCAGGATGACAGAGCGTGCAGTTTTTTGGCAGCAGAAGCTATATTCTCAATTGATGAAATTCCCGAAAAGGCTGCGATAGTCTACTTGGTTGACAAAGAGGAAATAGGAAGTGTAGGAATATCAAGTGCTGAGGCAAGCTTTTTTGATATATCAGTTGCAAAGCTAATGAAAGCTTTGGGTGAGTACGAGAATAGCCTTGATTTGGCTCTTTGCTTTGAAAACTCAGCAGCAATTTCGGGTGATGTTGCAGCAGCACTTGACCCCACATATGAAGGTGCTTATGATAAGCTCAATTCCACGTTAATTGGTCACGGTGTTACCATTGAAAAGTATACAGGAGTTAGAGGCAAATACAGTGGTTCTGAAGCAACAGCAGAGTATGTGGGCAAAATCAGAAACTTTTTGAATTCAAATAACATTTGCTGGCAGACAGGTCTTTTAGGTAAAGTTGACCAAGGCGGTGGCGGTACAATTGCTATGTTTATCGCAAGAAAAATGATAAATGTCATAGACTCAGGCGTTCCAGTTTTATCTATGCACTCAACATTTGAAATAACAAGCAAGGTTGATGTCTATATGACGTATAAGTTTTATAGCCAGTTTTTGAGAAAGTTTGAATGA